One genomic region from Halococcus qingdaonensis encodes:
- a CDS encoding acyltransferase produces the protein MGRHDRLTVHSTPGRRNSLWHWPDAKSAWRIMYTYVLVLVARIAPSLRIKNWALRRIGVTVERGVSWGLEATPDVFWPELITLRENAIVGYDTTLLCHEFLQDEYRTGEVVVGERAMIGAGAIVLPGVEIGADARVAANSLVASDVPAGATVAGVPATEQ, from the coding sequence ATGGGCCGTCACGATCGCCTCACGGTGCATTCGACGCCGGGACGGCGGAACTCGCTGTGGCACTGGCCCGACGCGAAGAGCGCGTGGCGGATCATGTACACCTATGTTCTCGTCCTCGTCGCGCGTATCGCGCCCTCGCTACGGATCAAGAACTGGGCGCTCCGGCGCATCGGCGTCACCGTCGAACGGGGCGTCTCGTGGGGGCTCGAAGCGACACCCGATGTTTTCTGGCCGGAACTGATCACCCTCCGCGAGAACGCCATCGTTGGCTACGACACGACCCTGCTCTGTCACGAGTTCCTCCAGGACGAATATCGCACGGGGGAGGTGGTCGTCGGCGAGCGTGCGATGATCGGTGCAGGGGCGATCGTTCTCCCGGGTGTCGAGATCGGTGCCGACGCGCGCGTGGCCGCGAACTCGCTCGTGGCCAGCGACGTGCCGGCGGGCGCGACGGTCGCGGGCGTGCCGGCGACCGAGCAGTAG